Below is a window of Trichocoleus desertorum ATA4-8-CV12 DNA.
GATAGTGAACTCATCATGATCTGCACCGTCTGACTTGCTTTGAGTCTGGGTGACTTCGACATCCGTATTCAAGTGTGTACCCAGGCCTTTTACCAATCCCACCACCATTGGAGCTAATCCCTCTCGATGAGAATGATAGTGGAGGTGTAGCGTTTGTTCCTCAACATCCTCACAGGCAAAAGAGGGCGGCTGGAGTTGGGGGAAACTGACTCCAACTCGCGTATGCAGGTCGTCCAGGTTCTGTAAAAATTCGGGAAGTGTATCACCGCTCATGTCCATCAGCTCACCATACCCTTCCGTGGAGGTGTATTGTACCCAAAACTCGCCAAAGGCTTGCATGATTGCTGAAGCAGGTAGATCCAAAACCAGACTCGCAGCCTTCACCAGTCTGTGGGTCAAATCATCCGGGTAAGACTCCATGCTAATGAACGTATCCACCTCGACTTCAGCCTTATGCCGAATCTCATTCCAGGTTGCTTCACCGAAACGAGTACAAACCATATCGTGAATTGCTTTATTGACTAAACCGTACATAAAATCTCCTGTGGTGCAGTTTCAAAACGGCTGCGTAGTTTGCCTGCAAACCTTTTGAGACTAAGTCTCTGGAAGGTTGATCGCCAAAATAATCTATCTATAGCTTGCCCACTTTTGCAGTCAATCGCAATTGGGTGA
It encodes the following:
- a CDS encoding heme NO-binding domain-containing protein, with protein sequence MYGLVNKAIHDMVCTRFGEATWNEIRHKAEVEVDTFISMESYPDDLTHRLVKAASLVLDLPASAIMQAFGEFWVQYTSTEGYGELMDMSGDTLPEFLQNLDDLHTRVGVSFPQLQPPSFACEDVEEQTLHLHYHSHREGLAPMVVGLVKGLGTHLNTDVEVTQTQSKSDGADHDEFTIQYKPH